One genomic region from Magallana gigas chromosome 3, xbMagGiga1.1, whole genome shotgun sequence encodes:
- the LOC136273646 gene encoding uncharacterized protein, giving the protein MPRPKRQLKRAAARDTQDPGQARRPGRRRAQRQQTNNNEQDVQAQLAPPQPQAVQLPQAAPQHQAALLQQAAPPQQAQDQAVGSLSSSSTLCRPSSAGHSSPIPDITLTSHIQSLFNASVAVNTRQTHTAGINSFETFRRSHNLPSLWPPLDTHITRFIAYLSLSGYKYSTAQSYIAAISFYIKAIYNVDPTNHFIIRKLLQGMQRTTLHKDTRLPITLQLLNKIIPTLQTVCNTIYETKLFTAAFTLAFHALLRIGEFTVSKGNTPATIIQFHDITMQQTNIQLTICHSKTDQLGVGANLQILASNGVACPFAAMHAYLHMRTSQTAPLFIHFEGQPLTRY; this is encoded by the exons ATGCCAAGGCCGAAGAGACAACTTAAACGGGCGGCTGCCCGTGATACTCAAGATCCAGGACAAGCACGCAGGCCAGGCCGGCGCAGGGCTCAACGCCAACAGACCAACAATAACGAACAAGATGTCCAGGCTCAACTGGCACCCCCTCAGCCCCAGGCAGTCCAACTACCCCAGGCAGCCCCACAGCATCAGGCGGCACTGTTACAACAGGCAGCCCCACCACAGCAAGCCCAGGATCAGGCGG TGGGAAGTCTTTCGAGCAGCAGCACCTTATGCAGACCTTCATCCGCAGGCCATTCCAGCCCTATTCCAGACATTACTCTCACAAGTCACATCCAATCATTGTTCAACGCTTCAGTTGCTGTAAACACTAGGCAAACACACACAGCAGGCATCAATTCATTTGAAACATTTCGCCGGTCTCATAACCTGCCCAGTCTGTGGCCACCTCTCGACACTCACATTACAAGGTTTATCGCTTACCTGTCACTTTCAGGTTACAAATACTCCACAGCTCAGTCATACATTGCAGCCATCAGTTTTTACATCAAAGCAATTTACAATGTAGATCCTACTAATCATTTTATTATAAGAAAGCTACTTCAGGGCATGCAAAGAACAACACTACACAAGGACACTCGTTTGCCTATTACATTACAGctcttaaacaaaattataccaACATTGCAAACTGTATGCAACACCATATACGAAACCAAACTATTCACTGCAGCTTTCACTTTAGCATTTCACGCCCTCTTGCGCATAGGGGAATTCACAGTGTCTAAAGGCAACACACCAGCAACTATCATCCAATTTCATGACATAACAATGCAGCAGACCAACATTCAATTGACAATTTGTCATTCAAAAACAGACCAATTAGGTGTGGGGGCAAACTTGCAGATTCTTGCTTCAAATGGTGTTGCTTGTCCTTTTGCCGCCATGCATGCCTACTTACACATGCGCACATCTCAAACTGCCccattgtttattcattttgaagGTCAACCATTGACCCGTTATTAA
- the LOC117692832 gene encoding G-protein coupled receptor 157-like isoform X1 yields the protein MSSNNSSPVNITVSDRVSLLPQSVLICTFVSSFLSIIGAVVIFITYCLATVAKNQTRRLLVYLTIADLMTAVGNLVGALRYVLRNETEYLTIRHQIQNTCIKTDAVCEVQSFVTTFSSLSSFFWTSIIMIHIMMTLITQREWSTLRNRVIYHCVSWGVPLGITFLALSYDVLGEDFFTSTGPWCWIKGCLPNVFLWMTLTGKGWEILTYILTMTFYIIMKIYMWKKRLRFRDRSHHHLREEDELYIMIFFVIIILRATGTIRFLYASVENINDSPGTFDMVLVHIQSFGDSAQAFANCILFCFRDTAVRQDLWNRVRGIGQPMRGEAPLLANTMN from the exons ATGTCTTCCAATAATTCTAGCCCGGTGAACATTACTGTCTCCGACCGGGTCTCGCTGCTGCCACAGTCGGTGCTTATCTGTACATTTGTGAGTAGTTTTCTGTCCATTATTGGTGCAGTGGTTATTTTCATTACGTATTGTCTAGCCACAGTTGCCAAAAACCAGACGAGGCGGCTTCTGGTGTACTTGACTATAGCGGACTTAATGACTGCGGTGGGAAACCTTGTTGGAGCATTGCGCTACGTCCTCAGAAATGAGACGGAATATCTCACAATCCGccatcaaatacaaaatacttGCATTAAAACAGATGCAGTGTGCGAGGTACAAAGCTTCGTTACGACGTTTTCATCCTTGTCTTCTTTTTTCTGGACGTCTATCATCATGATTCACATTATGATGACCCTAATCACCCAGCGAGAGTGGTCCACTCTCCGTAACAGGGTGATCTACCATTGTGTATCGTGGGGAGTACCAC TGGGTATAACCTTTCTAGCTCTCTCATACGACGTTCTTGGAGAAGATTTCTTCACTAGCACCGGTCCTTGGTGCTGGATTAAAGGTTGTCTACCCAACGTTTTCCTATGGATGACGTTGACCGGAAAAGGCTGGGAAATCCTTACCTATATTCTAACCAtgacattttatataataatgaaaatctACATGTGGAAAAAG CGTTTGCGCTTTAGAGATCGAAGCCACCATCATCTGAGGGAGGAGGACGAGTTGTATATTATGATCTTCTTCGTCATCATCATTCTCCGCGCAACAGGAACTATCCGATTTTTGTACGCCAGCGTCGAAAATATCAACGACTCGCCAGGTACCTTTGATATGGTTCTTGTTCATATCCAAAGCTTTGGAGACAGTGCGCAGGCGTTTGCTAACTGTATCCTTTTTTGCTTCCGAGACACAGCAGTGCGTCAGGATTTGTGGAATCGAGTACGTGGGATAGGTCAACCTATGCGTGGTGAGGCGCCGTTACTTGCAAATACgatgaattaa